A segment of the Puniceicoccales bacterium genome:
TCGAAAATCACCAGACTATTTTTGTCCAAGATTGATGGCAGGATTCCAAGGTTGGCATCGAAACCAGAATTGAATAGCAGAGCCGTTTCGCTGCCACAATCCTTGGCTATTTGGGTTTCGAAATCTTCAAATAGATCGCTGTTGCCGGATAGGAGTCTTGATCCAGTAGTACCTGAACCATATAGTTTTGCCGCTTCATATCCGGCTTCTAGTAGTGAAGGTGAGTTGGCTAGGCCCAGATAATCATTGCTGGAAAAATCTAACAAATTTCGATGTTTTGGTGTGATGGATCTCAATAGACCAAATTCTTTCAATTCAGCCAGATAGGCTATGTAGTTGGTGACCATTTTCTATCTTTCCACCCGTCCTTGCATCTCTAGACGGACCATGGGATAATTTGTGCAAAATTCAAGAATTTTTATCTGATGTGGATATTATTTTATTTTTTTTATTTATATCATCCGGATTATATTATTTGCGTCGTTATTTAAGTTAGAACTCTTTGTAGATGTTATACTTTCGACGGGTGGAGTGGTGTCTTCTTGGCTTTGGTTATTAATGGCAGAGGAATTTGTCGTAGGTCCTTTAGTGGATGAAATGTTGCTGGTTTTTTTAGTAGAATTTATTGGATTTCTGTTGGTTATTGTTTCGGCCTTTGGCGCGAAGTTTATTGACTTTTGGTTATTTGCAGCTGTGAGATTTGCTTTGATCGCAGATTTGTCGAACTTTTTAAATCTGGTTTTATCTAGTTTATGCGATGGTTTGGTGTTAGTCAGCACTTCATTTTCAAGATTTTTGCGCATAGCTTTTAGGCTATCAGCTTTGTGTTGTCGCATTTCCTTTTGCACATTTCGCCCATTGTCAGGGGATTGGACTTTGGCATCCACATTTGAGGTTATTCCCAGTGAAGTTTGGGCCATAGCTCCAATTTTATTGGCTTCATTTTTCTTCGGATCTTCGTCTCCCAGAGCCATGGTGAAGTTAAATTGCAACAATGACATTATTGAGGAGATTAGAGAAGATTTAGCCTGTTCCAGTGCAGCGCCTTTTGAGTCATGTGATCGATTTGTGTTCGACGCACTGCCCGTTGCATCGATATCGTCGGTGATGCCATCGCCATCGCTGTCTATCTTTATGTTGACACTATCATCTTCGCCATCGAGGCAATTTATTATCCCATCGCCATCATTGTCACCGGTATCAACTTTTGGCTCATTGCCGTGATGTTCAACCATAGCTACCGACATGATTTCCAGAGAGTCTCCGACGGTTTTAAAGCCACTTAGATCAATGTTTCCAAATGCATTGGTCATGAGTTCCGAAATGATACCAAATGTCTCGATCGTCGAAATCGTTGGTTCTAATACATTTGTATCATGATTTACGGCGTCGAGATAATCATTTATCATGCTTATCTGATCCGTACTTTTTTTAAAATCTACTGTAATATCATAGTCCATGTTACACCATTGTCAGCAATGAAGAGAATTTATCTGATTCTTCTGGAGATTGTTGTGGAATAGATTGAGAAAACCCTTCGATTTTTTTTGATACTTTTTGGACTGTGGTAAAGAAATTGCAAAGTATATTTGATATCAGTGTGGCATTTAGCACTTCGCTAGGAATGGTATAGAATAGTACTATTTTATTGGTTTTGGCATCCAGTCCAAGGCTACATTGATTGGTTTCTAATCCGTAGAGATTCAGTTTTAAAAGATATTCCATTGCATCGGATTTATTTATGGTTGGTAGATCTCCAACCGGAGAATACATGTATAATATATCGCCGGTTTTTGATAATTCGATTATATATTCGAAATCGGATTGTTCCTGTTTTATGACACAAAGCCCATCGCTCCTCAGGCCCAAATTAAGGCCCAACGATGTGCCCACGTCTCTGAGCATTCCATTGACAGCAGTTCTGGCATTCATCATCACACCTCCGGAATATATGGTATAAAAAAAAGAAAAAAATTCAATTTAAAATGCGATCAAAAAAGAATCATGGTGCCCAGCGATAAAAATACGAATATGCCAAAGGAGTCGGTGATGGCTGTGAGCATGATGTAGGAACTGCTGGCCGGATCGAACCGTAACTTTCTCAGTAGCACTGGGATCATGGTGCCGCAGAGGCCGGCCATTATCATGTTTAAGACTATCGATATGAATATGACGCAGGCAAATAGAATATGATGATTGCATACCAGTGCCATGGTTGCTGCGGCCAGGCCAACTATCAGGCCATTCATTAGGCCTTTAACAGCCTCTCTCAGGCAAACTTTCCTAGCATCTCCGCTGTGGAAATCGCCCAGCGCAAAGCCTCTTATGGCAATGGCTAGGGTTTGGGCTCCGGAATTTCCTCCAAGAATGGAAGTGAGATTCATAAATGCTGCCAGGGCGGTCATTTCTTGGATTTGCATCGAAAATGTGGATATGATTTTTGTAGAAATCATTGCGGTGAAAAGGTTTATAATTAGCCATGGTATGCGCCTATTGGCGCTGTAGGTGATGGAGTCGTTTATGGTTTCGTCGGAGCCAGCACCGTGAAATTTTTGTATATCCGATGTGGCGGCTTCCTGAAGTATGTTTATGACGTCATCGTGGGTGACTATTCCAAGGAGTCGGCCCTGGGTATCGATGATCGGGAGTGTCTGCAGGCCGGATTCGGTCATTATTTGAGCGACTTTTTTATCTTCGGTTTGATAGTTACAGGCGTGGGTGATATCAGCATCCATGATGTCTGACACCTTTTGGTCAGATTTGGCCCATATTAAATTTCTCACCGACGTGGTGCCTACTAGTTTTCTTTGATTATCAATGACGTATAAGGTATCAGTATTTTCTGTTTCATTTTTTTCTCGCCGTATATGTTGGATGGCTTCGTCCACGATCATGGATACTCGCAG
Coding sequences within it:
- the mgtE gene encoding magnesium transporter; this translates as MPETSKSYTAPKNSEQYSLEELLQLLDTGIDSIDAKKLSYTLPTDVGKFLERLTSVEQQFIVQKLSAPIASEVLASMAPDDSAEIIRTMRDFRAVRIIEELEPDDAVDLLLNLEIKDRERLITKLPKEVAITIRNLLKYDPNTAGGVMTPYVTTLRVSMIVDEAIQHIRREKNETENTDTLYVIDNQRKLVGTTSVRNLIWAKSDQKVSDIMDADITHACNYQTEDKKVAQIMTESGLQTLPIIDTQGRLLGIVTHDDVINILQEAATSDIQKFHGAGSDETINDSITYSANRRIPWLIINLFTAMISTKIISTFSMQIQEMTALAAFMNLTSILGGNSGAQTLAIAIRGFALGDFHSGDARKVCLREAVKGLMNGLIVGLAAATMALVCNHHILFACVIFISIVLNMIMAGLCGTMIPVLLRKLRFDPASSSYIMLTAITDSFGIFVFLSLGTMILF
- a CDS encoding type III secretion system chaperone, which produces MMNARTAVNGMLRDVGTSLGLNLGLRSDGLCVIKQEQSDFEYIIELSKTGDILYMYSPVGDLPTINKSDAMEYLLKLNLYGLETNQCSLGLDAKTNKIVLFYTIPSEVLNATLISNILCNFFTTVQKVSKKIEGFSQSIPQQSPEESDKFSSLLTMV